One window from the genome of Rariglobus hedericola encodes:
- a CDS encoding phage tail protein, producing the protein MSNPAPTKSLPFEIVLPPDSTLPPGHFFCDGRELLIADHLALFAVLGPTHGGNGVTTFALPDRRKEEQDLAGSRYAICVTAPSTADGQIPNTGQTPLRNGHLEGALAIWHSLSPRVGLAAFNFAPAGFVSCDGTHLEVEKYPDLFGLLGARFGGDGVSTFATPDLSALREFTATLPIISTEANNDQDVLGVIRNAGGCGNLAAYHRCDGTLLDITANTALYALLGHAYVVAPLAMPPVAAEPNPPWWKKWLGAKPQVTRQTVQSTFALPDLHALEALSGERYLICISGFFPSRTST; encoded by the coding sequence GTGAGCAATCCAGCCCCCACTAAATCCCTACCCTTCGAGATTGTCCTGCCGCCCGACTCCACGTTGCCGCCCGGACACTTTTTTTGCGATGGCCGGGAGTTGCTCATCGCCGATCATTTGGCGCTGTTCGCGGTTTTGGGCCCGACCCACGGCGGTAATGGCGTAACGACGTTTGCACTACCGGATAGACGAAAAGAGGAGCAGGATTTGGCGGGTAGTCGTTACGCTATTTGCGTGACCGCCCCTTCCACCGCCGACGGGCAGATACCAAACACCGGCCAAACGCCGCTGCGAAATGGCCATCTCGAAGGCGCACTCGCAATCTGGCACTCGTTGTCTCCCCGAGTGGGCCTCGCGGCATTTAACTTCGCTCCCGCCGGGTTTGTCTCGTGTGACGGCACTCACCTGGAGGTAGAAAAATATCCGGACTTGTTCGGTTTATTGGGTGCGCGATTCGGCGGCGATGGGGTGAGCACTTTTGCGACGCCCGACTTGAGCGCACTGCGTGAATTCACGGCGACGCTTCCGATCATCTCAACCGAGGCGAACAACGATCAGGATGTCCTCGGGGTGATCCGCAACGCGGGCGGTTGCGGCAATCTAGCCGCTTATCACCGATGCGATGGCACTCTGCTCGATATCACCGCCAACACCGCGCTTTACGCTCTGCTTGGCCATGCCTACGTCGTCGCGCCGCTTGCGATGCCTCCCGTCGCCGCCGAGCCGAATCCGCCTTGGTGGAAAAAATGGCTGGGCGCAAAACCCCAGGTCACTCGGCAGACAGTGCAGAGCACTTTCGCCCTGCCGGATTTGCATGCGCTGGAAGCTTTGTCGGGGGAGCGTTACTTGATCTGTATTTCGGGATTTTTCCCCTCGCGCACCTCCACTTAA
- a CDS encoding calcium/sodium antiporter, translating to MNPWLALVIGLVVLYFGAQALVKGGASLALRLGLTPLVIGLTVMAFGTSSPEMVVSVQAGLTGNGAISIGNVVGSNICNIALILGLCALVTPLTATAQVIRREVPIMIGVSVVALLMLMDGHLARWEGGILLAGLLVYTVLTVKQARAETAATKAAKEYTEEIGPKPDGLAKSIALVIGGLGALIVGSHFFVTGAVTLAESWGMSQVAIGLTIVAVGTSLPELATSLVAALKKESDVAIGNVVGSNIFNVLGILGIAALIKPIDAPGLEWGDLIVMLVIAIALLPLAKSGGRVNRWEGAALLASYIGYTTWLLLRTGGS from the coding sequence ATGAATCCTTGGCTGGCTCTCGTTATCGGTCTGGTCGTTCTCTATTTCGGCGCGCAAGCGCTCGTCAAAGGTGGTGCAAGTCTCGCGCTGCGGCTCGGGCTTACGCCTCTCGTGATCGGGCTCACGGTCATGGCGTTTGGCACCAGCAGTCCCGAGATGGTGGTCAGCGTGCAGGCCGGTCTCACCGGCAACGGTGCGATCTCCATCGGAAACGTGGTCGGCTCCAATATCTGCAACATCGCGCTGATCCTCGGCCTGTGCGCGCTGGTCACTCCGCTCACCGCAACCGCACAGGTGATCCGCCGCGAAGTGCCGATCATGATCGGCGTGTCGGTTGTCGCGTTGCTCATGTTGATGGACGGACACCTCGCCCGCTGGGAAGGCGGCATCCTGCTGGCCGGCCTCCTCGTTTATACCGTGCTCACGGTGAAACAGGCGCGCGCCGAAACAGCCGCCACCAAAGCCGCCAAAGAATACACGGAAGAGATCGGCCCCAAACCCGACGGGCTCGCCAAAAGCATCGCGCTCGTCATCGGCGGACTCGGGGCGTTGATCGTCGGCTCGCACTTCTTCGTAACCGGTGCGGTGACGCTCGCCGAATCGTGGGGCATGAGCCAGGTCGCCATCGGCCTGACCATCGTGGCGGTGGGCACCAGTTTGCCCGAGCTGGCGACTTCGCTCGTCGCCGCGCTCAAGAAGGAAAGCGACGTGGCCATCGGCAACGTGGTCGGCTCAAACATTTTTAACGTGCTCGGCATTCTCGGCATCGCCGCATTGATCAAACCGATCGACGCACCCGGCTTGGAATGGGGTGACTTGATTGTGATGCTGGTGATCGCGATCGCCCTGTTGCCACTCGCCAAATCCGGCGGACGCGTGAATCGCTGGGAAGGCGCCGCGCTGCTGGCGTCTTACATCGGCTACACGACATGGCTGCTGCTGCGCACGGGCGGGAGTTGA
- a CDS encoding YebC/PmpR family DNA-binding transcriptional regulator → MGRQWLHAKRAIVNNKKGQLVGGLVKEITVAAKIGGPDLGANSRLSAAVEKAKKASVTRDVIERAINKGAGIGGEKMVMDHIVFEGYAPHKVPIIVEVYTDNVQRTTPEMRVLFKKGILGTAGSNKFLFEHVGIVEAHTVATDVDLEGAAIEAGANDFEAISHEQNDDIPEGTTGARFHTDRTQVHAASTWLSANGWTVVTSEIGYVAKMFPELTDEYRVEVGEFLQALEEHEDVQRVWAAVK, encoded by the coding sequence ATGGGACGCCAATGGCTTCACGCGAAACGCGCTATCGTTAACAACAAAAAAGGTCAGCTCGTCGGCGGGCTGGTGAAAGAAATCACGGTCGCCGCCAAAATCGGCGGCCCCGACTTGGGCGCCAACTCCCGACTGTCTGCCGCGGTCGAAAAAGCCAAGAAGGCCAGCGTCACCCGCGACGTGATCGAACGCGCCATCAACAAAGGCGCTGGCATCGGCGGCGAGAAGATGGTCATGGACCACATTGTTTTCGAGGGCTATGCCCCGCACAAGGTGCCGATCATCGTAGAAGTTTATACCGACAACGTGCAGCGCACGACGCCCGAGATGCGCGTCTTGTTTAAGAAGGGCATCCTCGGCACGGCCGGCAGCAACAAGTTTTTGTTTGAGCACGTCGGAATCGTCGAAGCGCATACGGTGGCGACCGATGTGGATCTGGAAGGCGCGGCAATCGAAGCCGGCGCGAACGATTTTGAGGCCATCAGCCACGAGCAGAACGACGACATTCCAGAAGGCACAACCGGCGCGCGTTTTCACACGGATCGCACGCAAGTCCACGCCGCCTCGACGTGGTTGAGCGCGAATGGCTGGACGGTCGTCACGAGCGAAATCGGTTACGTCGCCAAGATGTTTCCCGAACTCACTGACGAATATCGCGTCGAAGTCGGCGAGTTCCTCCAGGCGCTGGAAGAGCACGAAGACGTGCAGCGTGTGTGGGCGGCGGTGAAATAA
- a CDS encoding succinate dehydrogenase/fumarate reductase iron-sulfur subunit, with translation MSVTIRVWRQAATDQAGKFVDYPAKDLNPNMSLLEMLDVVNDQLERIGEDPIAFAHDCREGICGTCSLVIDGKPHGPHTGVASCQTYMRSFEDNSIITIEPFRAKPFPVIKDLISDRSAFDAIQQSGGFISIRTGSAQDANATPIPKDVADLAMDAAQCIGCGACVAACKNASAMLFVSAKVSQLGLLPQGQPERDTRVLNMVAKMDELGFGNCTNQYECSAACPKLISHDFIARMNRDYIAASFRAAFKHKPAGGSGGA, from the coding sequence ATCTCCGTCACCATCCGCGTCTGGCGCCAAGCCGCCACGGACCAAGCCGGCAAGTTCGTCGATTATCCCGCCAAGGATCTGAACCCGAACATGTCGCTCCTCGAGATGCTCGACGTCGTCAACGACCAGCTCGAGCGCATCGGCGAGGACCCCATCGCCTTCGCCCACGACTGCCGTGAAGGCATCTGCGGCACTTGCTCGCTCGTCATCGACGGCAAGCCCCACGGCCCGCACACCGGTGTCGCCAGCTGCCAGACCTACATGCGTAGCTTCGAGGACAACTCGATCATCACCATCGAGCCCTTCCGCGCCAAGCCGTTCCCGGTCATCAAGGATCTCATCTCGGACCGTTCCGCGTTCGACGCCATTCAGCAGTCCGGCGGCTTCATCAGCATCCGCACCGGTTCTGCGCAGGACGCCAACGCCACGCCCATCCCGAAGGACGTCGCCGACCTCGCGATGGATGCCGCCCAGTGCATCGGCTGCGGCGCTTGTGTCGCCGCCTGCAAAAACGCCTCCGCGATGCTCTTCGTCTCGGCAAAGGTTTCGCAGCTCGGACTCCTCCCGCAAGGCCAGCCCGAGCGTGACACCCGCGTGCTCAACATGGTCGCCAAGATGGACGAGCTTGGTTTCGGCAACTGCACCAACCAATACGAGTGCAGCGCCGCGTGCCCGAAGCTCATCAGCCACGACTTCATCGCCCGCATGAACCGCGACTACATCGCCGCAAGCTTCCGTGCCGCCTTCAAACACAAACCCGCCGGCGGCAGCGGCGGCGCTTGA
- a CDS encoding fumarate reductase/succinate dehydrogenase flavoprotein subunit gives MATLNSNVPPGPLADKWRTYKSNLKLVNPANKRKYEVVIIGAGLAGASAAATLSELGYRVKCIVFHDSPRRAHSIAAQGGVNAAKNYQNDGDSVHRLFYDTLKGGDYRAREGNVHRLAEVSVNIIDQCVAQGVPFAREYGGLLANRSFGGAQVSRTFYARGQTGQQLLLGAYSALSKQVGAGAVELITQHEMVDLVVVDGHARGVITRDLVTGKFHRHSGEAVILGTGGYGNVFNLSTYARGSNCTAIWRAYKRGACFANPCYTQIHPTCIPVSGDYQSKLTLMSESLRNDGRIWVPKKAADCKKPPADIPEADRDYFLERIYPSFGNLAPRDVSSRAAKRMCDEGRGVGETGLGVYLDFAEAIQRYGKQVANRANLHNPSDEKILELGEAAVKERYGNLFDIYHEITNESAYKQPMRIYPAVHYTMGGLWVDYNLMSNVPGLFVLGEANFSDHGANRLGASALMQGLADGYFVVPYTIGNYLATVKPNSRPSTDAPEFKAAEENASSIIKRLLAAKGKEPVNYYHKKLGLIMWNHCGMARTKEGLEEGIRLIQALREEYWSNVNVPGSGDNMNQALERANRVADFIELGELMCRDALTREESCGGHFREEHQYPDGECKRDDVNYAHVAAWEFQGEGNIPLRNIEPLNYEFTKMSTRSYK, from the coding sequence ATGGCCACTCTCAATTCCAACGTTCCCCCCGGCCCGCTCGCTGACAAATGGCGCACCTACAAGTCCAACCTCAAGTTGGTCAACCCCGCCAACAAGCGTAAATACGAGGTCGTCATTATCGGCGCCGGTCTCGCCGGCGCTTCCGCCGCCGCCACGCTTTCCGAACTCGGCTATCGCGTGAAGTGCATCGTGTTTCACGACTCGCCCCGCCGCGCGCATTCCATCGCCGCACAGGGTGGCGTGAACGCCGCCAAGAACTACCAGAACGACGGCGACAGCGTTCACCGCCTTTTCTACGACACGCTCAAAGGCGGCGACTACCGCGCTCGCGAGGGCAACGTCCACCGTCTCGCCGAGGTGTCCGTCAACATCATCGACCAGTGCGTTGCGCAGGGTGTCCCCTTTGCCCGCGAATACGGCGGTCTCCTCGCAAACCGTTCCTTCGGTGGCGCGCAGGTGTCCCGCACGTTCTACGCCCGCGGTCAGACCGGTCAGCAGCTCCTGCTCGGCGCCTATTCCGCGCTCTCGAAGCAGGTAGGCGCGGGCGCGGTCGAGCTCATCACGCAGCACGAGATGGTTGATCTCGTCGTCGTCGATGGTCACGCCCGCGGCGTCATTACACGTGACCTCGTGACGGGCAAATTCCACCGTCACTCCGGCGAAGCCGTCATCCTCGGCACCGGTGGCTACGGCAACGTCTTCAATCTCTCCACCTACGCGCGCGGTTCCAACTGCACTGCGATCTGGCGTGCCTACAAGCGCGGCGCCTGCTTCGCCAACCCGTGCTACACGCAGATTCACCCGACGTGTATTCCGGTGTCCGGCGATTATCAGTCGAAGCTCACGCTGATGTCCGAGTCGCTCCGCAACGACGGACGCATCTGGGTTCCTAAGAAAGCCGCCGACTGCAAAAAGCCGCCGGCCGACATCCCCGAGGCCGACCGCGATTATTTCCTCGAGCGCATCTACCCGAGCTTCGGCAACCTCGCCCCGCGCGACGTCTCCTCCCGTGCCGCCAAGCGCATGTGCGACGAAGGCCGCGGCGTCGGTGAAACCGGCCTCGGTGTTTACCTCGATTTCGCCGAAGCCATCCAGCGCTACGGCAAGCAGGTCGCCAACCGCGCCAACCTTCACAACCCCTCCGACGAAAAGATCCTCGAACTCGGTGAAGCCGCCGTGAAGGAACGCTACGGCAATCTCTTCGATATCTATCACGAGATTACCAACGAGAGCGCCTACAAGCAGCCGATGCGCATCTATCCCGCTGTGCACTACACCATGGGCGGCCTCTGGGTGGACTATAACCTCATGTCCAACGTCCCGGGCCTCTTCGTGCTCGGCGAAGCCAACTTCTCCGATCACGGCGCGAACCGCCTCGGCGCCTCCGCGCTCATGCAGGGTCTGGCCGACGGTTACTTCGTGGTTCCCTACACGATCGGCAATTACCTCGCCACCGTGAAGCCCAACTCCCGCCCGTCCACCGACGCGCCCGAGTTCAAGGCCGCCGAGGAAAACGCTTCCTCCATCATCAAGCGCCTCCTTGCCGCCAAGGGCAAAGAGCCCGTCAATTACTACCACAAGAAGCTCGGTCTCATCATGTGGAACCACTGCGGTATGGCCCGCACCAAGGAGGGCCTTGAAGAAGGCATTCGCCTGATCCAGGCCCTTCGCGAGGAATACTGGAGCAACGTCAACGTCCCAGGTTCCGGCGACAACATGAACCAGGCTCTCGAGCGCGCCAACCGCGTCGCCGACTTCATCGAGCTCGGTGAACTCATGTGCCGCGACGCGCTCACCCGCGAAGAAAGCTGCGGCGGTCACTTCCGTGAAGAGCACCAGTATCCGGACGGCGAGTGCAAACGTGACGACGTCAACTACGCCCACGTCGCCGCCTGGGAATTCCAAGGCGAAGGCAACATCCCGCTCCGCAACATCGAGCCGCTCAACTACGAGTTCACCAAGATGAGCACGCGCTCTTACAAGTAA
- a CDS encoding succinate dehydrogenase cytochrome b subunit encodes MSLIGNLFSSSIGRKFIMAITGLVLVGFVFGHLVGNLQIFLSPDHINGYAHFLQSLGPALWIVRIVLLIAAALHIWAAVVLTMESRAARGHEAYGVKKWLKATWASRAMRWSGVIVFFFILYHLAHFTLGVVDHDTFKSNFNWTMQHDAKELGITLAKQGEVVHDVYSMIFLGFQNPVVSIFYIVATSLLSVHLLHGIESLFQTIGWRNGTWACCLRKVVTLIVVFYFLGNLIIPGAILTGIAKPAEGSAAAQISAGLPVTAPAAHN; translated from the coding sequence ATGAGCCTTATCGGTAACCTCTTCTCTTCGTCCATCGGACGAAAATTCATCATGGCCATCACGGGCCTCGTGCTCGTGGGCTTTGTGTTCGGCCATCTGGTGGGCAACCTCCAGATCTTCCTGTCGCCCGACCACATCAACGGCTACGCGCACTTCCTGCAGTCGCTCGGGCCGGCGCTCTGGATCGTGCGCATCGTGTTGCTCATTGCCGCCGCTCTCCACATCTGGGCCGCCGTCGTCCTCACCATGGAAAGCCGCGCCGCCCGCGGTCATGAAGCCTATGGCGTCAAGAAATGGCTGAAGGCCACCTGGGCTTCCCGCGCGATGCGCTGGTCCGGTGTGATCGTGTTCTTCTTCATTCTTTATCACCTCGCGCACTTCACGCTCGGCGTCGTCGACCACGATACCTTCAAGTCCAATTTTAATTGGACGATGCAGCACGACGCCAAGGAACTCGGCATCACCCTCGCGAAGCAGGGCGAGGTTGTTCACGACGTTTACAGCATGATCTTCCTCGGGTTTCAAAACCCGGTTGTCTCGATTTTCTACATCGTCGCCACTTCGCTGCTTTCCGTGCACCTCCTTCACGGCATCGAGTCGCTCTTCCAGACCATCGGCTGGCGCAACGGCACGTGGGCGTGCTGCCTCCGCAAAGTCGTTACCCTCATCGTGGTCTTCTACTTTTTGGGCAACCTGATCATCCCCGGCGCGATCCTCACCGGCATCGCGAAACCTGCTGAAGGCTCTGCCGCTGCGCAGATCTCCGCCGGCCTCCCCGTCACCGCCCCCGCCGCCCACAACTGA
- a CDS encoding tetratricopeptide repeat protein, protein MRFPRLPRLPWSRFPDAADHMQEEGDRTWQWGLGLLGGVVLLVLLAVFWGWPKLQERGTEKALSRASELIASKDYRQAQLLYEQVVQLHPDHFQARRLLADFYALGKSPEALFQWREVARREPGNDANWLGLANTALQFGDLKTVREAVAGVSSAGRTQIDYKRYVAALALAEGDKVALRAALLDLVQSDPANVRARFNLAALDILSARAEDRGAARQELEKLARTGPMQIKATLVLLRLMEAGRLSVTITEVAQAVLPAKNGAGLDDLVKHMQAQPDPSSQDAADLCRWLQANGRGVVALAWIETLPEATRSHPVILSVWAECAASARDWPVLKKTLEAGAWGVLPPSLVDHAFAAQDIRQEGGSAAAEAEAKSWQRAIDAAGKSVGSLQVLVRLAHVFSWMEQLEVTLARIVVLKPEDQTVRADLIAVAESLGEADAALEHYRNWARTPLAASSVKARTALLGVLVGSVDAPTREWLTDETLKTEPAMIAARALRSYQLGSRPAALEMIQGLSQPVASYPQRVRLVVAYLLAGAGDTANSARWAAGINAAQLTLDEDIKLFNQIKNGPRQGVP, encoded by the coding sequence ATGCGTTTTCCTCGCTTGCCCCGTTTGCCTTGGTCCCGATTTCCGGACGCGGCGGATCATATGCAGGAGGAGGGCGACCGCACTTGGCAGTGGGGTTTGGGACTGCTGGGGGGCGTTGTATTACTGGTGTTGCTAGCTGTCTTTTGGGGATGGCCGAAGCTCCAGGAGCGCGGAACCGAGAAAGCGCTGAGTCGGGCAAGCGAGTTGATCGCATCCAAGGATTACCGACAGGCCCAGTTGCTCTACGAGCAAGTCGTCCAGCTGCACCCCGATCATTTTCAAGCGAGGCGGTTGCTGGCGGATTTTTATGCATTGGGAAAATCTCCCGAGGCACTCTTCCAGTGGCGTGAAGTCGCGAGGCGCGAACCCGGCAATGATGCCAACTGGTTGGGTCTGGCCAACACGGCGTTACAGTTTGGCGATCTCAAGACGGTGCGTGAGGCCGTGGCAGGCGTGTCCTCCGCCGGGCGCACTCAAATCGACTACAAGCGTTATGTCGCCGCGCTGGCGCTGGCCGAGGGCGACAAGGTGGCGTTGAGGGCGGCTTTGCTCGATCTGGTGCAAAGCGATCCGGCCAACGTGCGTGCGCGGTTCAATCTGGCTGCGCTCGATATCTTGAGTGCCCGCGCCGAGGATCGTGGCGCGGCCAGGCAGGAATTGGAAAAACTCGCCCGCACGGGCCCGATGCAGATCAAGGCCACGCTGGTTTTGTTACGCCTGATGGAAGCGGGCAGATTATCTGTTACGATTACCGAGGTGGCGCAGGCCGTTCTGCCCGCGAAAAACGGAGCCGGGTTGGATGATCTCGTGAAGCACATGCAGGCACAGCCGGATCCATCGTCACAGGATGCAGCGGATTTATGCCGTTGGTTGCAGGCGAACGGGAGGGGCGTGGTTGCCTTGGCGTGGATTGAAACACTGCCGGAGGCGACGCGCAGCCATCCGGTGATTTTGAGCGTGTGGGCGGAGTGTGCCGCCAGCGCCAGGGATTGGCCGGTCTTGAAAAAAACACTCGAGGCCGGGGCGTGGGGCGTGTTGCCGCCGAGCTTGGTCGATCATGCGTTTGCCGCTCAAGATATCCGGCAGGAAGGCGGTTCGGCCGCCGCCGAGGCCGAGGCCAAATCATGGCAGCGGGCAATCGATGCGGCGGGCAAATCCGTCGGATCGCTTCAGGTGCTGGTGCGTCTGGCCCATGTGTTTTCATGGATGGAACAGCTGGAGGTGACGCTGGCGCGTATTGTGGTGTTGAAGCCTGAAGACCAGACTGTGCGGGCCGACTTAATAGCGGTTGCGGAAAGTCTGGGTGAGGCAGATGCCGCACTGGAGCATTACCGTAATTGGGCGCGCACTCCGTTGGCTGCGTCGTCCGTGAAAGCACGGACGGCTTTGTTGGGCGTGCTGGTGGGGTCCGTGGATGCTCCTACCCGTGAATGGTTGACCGATGAGACCCTGAAGACGGAGCCAGCGATGATCGCGGCCCGTGCGTTGAGAAGCTATCAGTTGGGCTCAAGGCCGGCGGCCTTGGAGATGATTCAGGGGCTTTCGCAGCCCGTTGCATCTTACCCCCAGCGCGTTCGATTGGTGGTGGCTTATCTTCTAGCTGGCGCGGGTGATACTGCGAACAGTGCGCGTTGGGCCGCCGGTATTAATGCCGCGCAACTCACGCTGGATGAAGATATCAAATTGTTTAACCAAATAAAAAACGGCCCGCGTCAGGGTGTGCCGTGA
- a CDS encoding PEP-CTERM sorting domain-containing protein produces MKHNYDFGFLRSCRAGMLVCGALGALLSSVQGQTAVTGVTYGTTVDSSNSTADNIRYLNTYTPVATISTAAGSYKFDGPLADSVYIRRNTSSGNPNNSSVFYQYQSDSNGVTSVYSKGDTTPTLSEVMLSNDLTQGLRNPFANDGGTESLTSNIERIDFRYNGGYTVQAGDSLVFFDLENVGNFGDGFRIAAVTSWGTYNGTSAPTAYANSGLLIDPDSYGSPVATPLGGNASYVRSTTTNGDNISSNQSVTFLDSNTGSANSSDLYLVGIMITFADLGIAPGTVIQGFSLMAGDVAATTSGSLLNWNNSSVYKTDTDATTWGNVDFMGFGGQISRPVPEPATYGVIFMSLCTGGFLLRRRHFARR; encoded by the coding sequence ATGAAGCATAACTATGACTTTGGATTTCTGCGCAGCTGCCGCGCAGGGATGCTGGTCTGTGGTGCACTGGGTGCTCTGTTGTCTTCAGTTCAAGGTCAGACGGCTGTCACGGGCGTCACGTATGGAACCACCGTGGACAGCAGTAACTCGACAGCGGACAACATCCGTTATCTTAACACCTATACGCCAGTTGCTACGATCTCGACTGCGGCGGGCTCGTATAAATTCGATGGGCCACTGGCCGACAGCGTTTACATCCGCCGGAATACGAGCTCGGGCAATCCCAACAACTCCAGCGTTTTTTACCAGTATCAGAGCGATAGCAACGGGGTCACCAGCGTGTATTCCAAGGGCGACACCACCCCGACGCTGAGCGAAGTGATGTTGAGCAACGACCTTACCCAAGGCTTGCGCAACCCCTTCGCCAACGATGGCGGCACCGAGTCGCTCACCAGCAACATCGAGCGTATCGATTTTCGCTACAATGGCGGCTATACCGTGCAAGCGGGTGATTCGCTTGTATTCTTCGATTTGGAAAACGTCGGAAATTTCGGTGACGGTTTTCGCATCGCGGCGGTTACCTCATGGGGAACTTACAACGGCACCTCTGCCCCCACCGCTTACGCCAATTCAGGACTGCTGATCGACCCCGATTCTTACGGCTCACCGGTCGCCACGCCCTTGGGCGGCAATGCCAGTTACGTCCGTTCCACCACCACCAACGGTGACAATATCTCCAGCAATCAGTCCGTCACCTTTCTCGACTCCAACACCGGCAGCGCAAACAGCAGCGACCTTTACCTGGTTGGTATCATGATCACTTTTGCTGATCTCGGCATCGCTCCAGGCACGGTCATTCAGGGCTTCTCCTTGATGGCGGGCGATGTCGCCGCGACCACTTCGGGCAGCCTGCTCAACTGGAACAACTCCAGTGTTTATAAAACCGACACCGATGCCACCACTTGGGGCAACGTGGACTTCATGGGCTTTGGCGGACAGATTTCCCGCCCCGTGCCGGAGCCGGCCACCTATGGAGTCATTTTCATGAGTCTGTGCACCGGCGGATTTCTGCTGCGCCGCCGTCATTTCGCCCGCCGTTAA
- a CDS encoding CoF synthetase has protein sequence MQSAPTFANHPDLLETVTDGRLPVSLESEIRKIYERSPLYTQRFPLHSEPLQWGCYREIPALSKKEIVERGHQAFFDDYAVIERGLASRKFEYESTGGTTQSPMTVIMEDGWWNSQTARAYRAHALLAAYADRPYRKCVLAPVGCSSNICPYEDQPFPHRYFDGTVYLNLTSDPFVFPESEWDRIVTEVQAVQPEVIEGEPVYLSLLARAVQKRGVKVPSVKVVILTYGKASVQHAKRIAEAFPAPQVDLYGSTEAGYIFIGEAFKDDSRVIDENVFVELAPFRDLPDVFQIFVTTRDREAMPLLRYHTGDIVRRTPTGYRLLGREGGLYFRPDGSLVSPSEIDAALPADFACWHYSLIQTSENRWDFHYVADAVAPASVESALAAVLGAGSRVVAFRRRFIAPAASGKFALLKPLAR, from the coding sequence ATGCAGTCCGCGCCCACGTTTGCCAATCACCCCGACCTTTTGGAGACCGTCACCGATGGTCGGTTGCCTGTTTCCCTAGAGTCGGAGATCCGCAAGATCTACGAGCGCAGCCCGCTCTACACGCAACGCTTTCCTCTGCACTCCGAGCCTCTTCAATGGGGTTGCTATCGCGAGATTCCCGCTCTCTCCAAGAAGGAGATCGTCGAGCGCGGGCATCAGGCATTTTTTGACGATTACGCGGTGATCGAACGCGGTCTCGCGTCACGGAAGTTTGAATACGAGTCGACCGGCGGCACCACGCAGTCGCCGATGACCGTCATCATGGAGGACGGCTGGTGGAACTCACAGACCGCCCGGGCTTATCGGGCGCATGCGTTGCTCGCGGCTTATGCGGATCGACCCTATCGCAAGTGCGTTCTCGCGCCGGTGGGTTGCTCCAGCAACATCTGTCCTTACGAGGATCAGCCGTTCCCGCACCGGTATTTCGACGGCACGGTGTATCTCAATCTGACGAGCGATCCGTTCGTGTTTCCTGAAAGCGAATGGGATCGCATCGTGACCGAGGTTCAAGCGGTGCAGCCCGAGGTGATCGAGGGCGAGCCGGTTTACCTTTCGCTGCTGGCGAGAGCCGTGCAAAAGCGCGGAGTCAAGGTCCCGAGCGTCAAGGTCGTCATCCTCACTTACGGCAAGGCGAGTGTTCAGCATGCAAAGCGGATCGCCGAGGCGTTTCCCGCCCCGCAGGTCGATCTCTATGGATCGACCGAGGCGGGTTACATTTTTATTGGCGAGGCGTTCAAGGACGACTCTCGCGTCATCGACGAGAACGTGTTTGTCGAGCTCGCGCCCTTCCGGGATCTGCCCGATGTGTTTCAGATTTTTGTGACCACGCGCGACCGCGAGGCGATGCCGCTGTTACGTTATCATACGGGCGACATCGTTCGCCGCACGCCGACGGGGTATCGATTGCTAGGTCGTGAAGGCGGACTTTATTTCCGTCCCGATGGCTCGTTGGTATCGCCGTCCGAGATCGATGCAGCGCTGCCGGCAGATTTCGCCTGCTGGCATTATAGCCTGATCCAGACGTCGGAAAACCGCTGGGATTTCCATTACGTGGCCGATGCAGTCGCGCCCGCTTCGGTGGAATCTGCGTTGGCCGCCGTCCTCGGGGCAGGCTCGCGTGTGGTGGCGTTTCGCCGCCGGTTCATCGCTCCGGCCGCGAGTGGGAAATTCGCACTGCTGAAGCCGCTGGCCCGTTGA